In one window of Cynocephalus volans isolate mCynVol1 chromosome 6, mCynVol1.pri, whole genome shotgun sequence DNA:
- the KCTD5 gene encoding BTB/POZ domain-containing protein KCTD5, with the protein MAEDQCEVLPPAPGGLGAGLGGGLCRRCGAGLGALAQRPGGVSKWVRLNVGGTYFLTTRQTLCRDPKSFLYRLCQADPDLDSDKDEMGAYLIDRDPTYFGPVLNYLRHGKLVINKDLAEEGVLEEAEFYNITSLIKLVKDKIRERDSKTSQVPMKHVYRVLQCQEEELTQMVSTMSDGWKFEQLVGIGSSYNYGNEDQAEFLCVVSKELHNTPYGTPSEPSEKAKILQERGSRM; encoded by the exons ATGGCGGAGGACCAGTGTGAGGTGCTGCCGCCGGCACCGGGTGGCCTTGGGGCGGGGCTCGGGGGCGGCCTGTGCCGCCGCTGCGGCGCGGGGCTCGGCGCCCTGGCCCAGCGCCCCGGCGGCGTGTCCAAGTGGGTCCGGCTCAACGTCGGCGGCACCTACTTCCTCACCACCCGGCAGACGCTGTGCCGGGACCCGAAATCCTTCCTGTACCGCTTGTGCCAGGCCGACCCCGATCTGGACTCGGACAAG GATGAGATGGGTGCCTATCTCATCGACAGAGACCCCACCTACTTTGGACCCGTGCTGAACTACCTGAGACACGGGAAGCTGGTTATTAACAAAGACCTGGCGGAAGAAG GAGTGTTGGAGGAAGCAGAATTTTACAATATCACCTCACTAATAAAACTTGTAAAGGACAAAATTAGAGAACGAGACAGCAAAACATCACAG GTGCCCATGAAACATGTGTACCGTGTGCTACAGTGTCAGGAGGAGGAGCTCACACAGATGGTGTCCACCATGTCTGACGGCTGGAAGTTCGAGCAG TTGGTTGGCATTGGCTCTTCCTACAACTACGGAAATGAGGACCAGGCTGAGTTCCTGTGCGTGGTCTCCAAGGAGCTGCACAACACCCCGTACGGCACGCCCAGCGAGCCCAGCGAGAAGGCCAAG ATTTTGCAAGAACGAGGTTCAAGGATGTGA